A single region of the Anaerococcus urinomassiliensis genome encodes:
- the gctB gene encoding glutaconate CoA-transferase subunit B, translated as MSNYENYTIREMQAVTIAQQIEDGQIVIVGTGLPLIGASVAKTVFAPNCQIIVESGLMDCKPIEVPTSVGDIRLMAHCAVQWPNYRFIGFETNEWLHDENRMIAFIGGAQIDPYGNVNSTVIGDYNNPKTRFTGSGGANGIATYVDTVIMMQHEKRRFIEKIDYVTSPGYMDGPGGRERAGLPGNRGPKMVVTDKGILKFDEETKRMYLAGYYPTSSIEEIVENTGFEIATDKAVELEAPSPEVIKLIREEIDPTQAFIKVPKD; from the coding sequence ATGAGTAATTACGAAAATTACACAATCAGAGAGATGCAAGCTGTAACTATAGCCCAACAAATCGAAGACGGCCAAATAGTTATAGTAGGAACAGGACTTCCACTAATAGGTGCCTCAGTTGCAAAAACAGTATTTGCACCAAATTGCCAAATCATAGTAGAAAGTGGTCTTATGGACTGTAAACCAATCGAAGTTCCAACTTCAGTAGGTGATATCAGACTTATGGCTCACTGTGCTGTACAATGGCCAAACTATAGATTCATTGGTTTTGAAACAAACGAATGGTTACATGATGAAAATAGAATGATCGCCTTTATAGGTGGTGCACAAATAGACCCATATGGTAACGTAAACTCAACAGTTATCGGTGATTATAATAATCCAAAAACTAGATTTACTGGTTCAGGTGGAGCTAATGGTATAGCTACTTATGTAGATACAGTTATCATGATGCAACACGAAAAAAGAAGATTTATAGAAAAAATTGACTATGTAACATCACCTGGTTATATGGATGGTCCTGGAGGACGTGAAAGAGCTGGCCTTCCAGGCAACAGAGGACCAAAGATGGTAGTTACAGATAAGGGAATCCTTAAATTTGATGAAGAAACAAAGAGAATGTACTTAGCTGGATATTATCCAACATCTTCTATAGAAGAAATAGTAGAAAACACTGGTTTTGAAATAGCAACAGACAAGGCAGTAGAACTTGAAGCTCCAAGCCCAGAAGTTATTAAACTAATTAGGGAAGAAATCGACCCAACTCAAGCATTCATCAAAGTACCTAAGGACTGA
- a CDS encoding Glu/Leu/Phe/Val family dehydrogenase — MTETLNPLESAQQKVKKACEKLGADPAVYEILKEPERVIEISIPVKMDDGSVKTFKGWRSAHSTAVGPSKGGCRFHPQVNLDEVKALSLWMTFKGGALGLPYGGAKGGIAVDPSELSERELEQLSRGYVRGLHNYLGDRLDIPAPDVNTNGQIMSWMVDEYIKLNGDNFDIGVFTGKPVEFSGSQGRNEATGFGVAVVVREAAKRYGIDIATAKIAVQGFGNVGSYTVKNIERQGGKVCAIAEWDKKEGNYALYNENGIDFKDLLAYKEENHTLIGYPNAEKISEKDFWEGEYDILIPAALENVITAEVAEKLNVKLVCEAANGPTTPEGDKVLEERNITLTPDILTNSGGVLVSYYEWVQNQYGYYWDETEVEEKQEADMMKAIEGVFGICDEYDVIPRDAVYMYAIQSIDKAMKLRGWY; from the coding sequence ATGACAGAAACATTAAACCCATTAGAATCCGCACAACAAAAAGTAAAAAAAGCTTGCGAAAAGCTCGGTGCTGATCCTGCAGTATATGAAATTTTAAAAGAACCAGAAAGAGTAATCGAAATCTCTATCCCAGTAAAAATGGATGATGGTTCAGTAAAAACATTTAAAGGATGGCGTTCAGCTCACTCAACAGCAGTAGGTCCATCAAAAGGTGGATGTAGATTCCATCCACAAGTAAACTTAGATGAAGTAAAAGCTTTATCTCTTTGGATGACTTTTAAAGGTGGAGCACTTGGCCTACCATATGGTGGTGCTAAAGGTGGAATTGCTGTAGATCCTAGCGAACTATCTGAAAGAGAACTAGAACAACTATCTAGAGGCTATGTAAGAGGACTACACAATTACCTAGGCGATAGATTAGATATCCCTGCACCAGACGTTAACACAAACGGTCAAATCATGAGCTGGATGGTTGATGAATACATAAAACTAAACGGCGATAACTTTGACATCGGAGTATTTACAGGTAAACCAGTAGAATTTTCTGGATCTCAAGGACGTAACGAAGCTACAGGATTTGGTGTAGCAGTAGTAGTTAGAGAAGCTGCTAAAAGATATGGTATCGATATTGCTACAGCAAAAATAGCTGTTCAAGGTTTTGGTAACGTAGGTAGCTATACAGTTAAAAACATCGAAAGACAAGGCGGAAAAGTTTGCGCTATAGCTGAATGGGACAAAAAAGAAGGAAACTACGCTCTATACAACGAAAATGGTATCGACTTTAAAGACCTATTAGCTTACAAAGAAGAAAACCACACACTAATTGGTTATCCAAACGCTGAAAAAATCTCAGAAAAAGACTTCTGGGAAGGCGAATATGATATCCTAATACCAGCTGCACTAGAAAATGTAATTACAGCAGAAGTTGCTGAAAAACTAAATGTTAAACTAGTTTGTGAAGCTGCTAACGGTCCTACAACTCCAGAAGGAGATAAGGTTCTTGAAGAAAGAAACATTACATTGACTCCAGATATCCTAACAAACTCTGGTGGTGTACTAGTTTCTTACTACGAATGGGTACAAAACCAATATGGCTACTACTGGGATGAAACAGAAGTAGAAGAAAAACAAGAAGCTGACATGATGAAAGCTATCGAAGGTGTATTCGGAATCTGTGATGAATACGATGTAATCCCAAGAGATGCTGTTTACATGTACGCTATCCAATCAATTGATAAAGCTATGAAACTAAGAGGTTGGTATTAA
- a CDS encoding 2-hydroxyacyl-CoA dehydratase subunit D — protein sequence MEIKQLLETFDHVAHSQREQIDKYLEEGKKVVGVFPYYAPEEIIHAAGAVPIEIWGGSGPIDLAKQYFPTFYYSLAMRCMEMALDGSLDGLSATMITTLDDTLRPLSQNYKVAVGDKIPMIFLNHGQHRKEEFGITYNARLFKQAAEELKKALGIDEIKDEDFKKTFEIYNKNRALKREFVKLAGDHRQTISTKDRSNVIKSSYFMLKEEHNELLEDLVSQLREMPKEEWEGPRVVTSGVIADNEGLLEVLDEYKINIVDDDIAAESRGFKVDIDTSIEDPYRALSDQFARMDEDPILYDPDITKRPKYVLNQALERDADACILFMMTFNDTEEMEYPSLKKAYDKAGVPLIKMGYDQTMSDFAQVRTQLETLADLVELNRF from the coding sequence ATGGAAATAAAGCAACTATTAGAAACTTTTGATCATGTTGCCCACTCACAACGTGAACAAATAGATAAATATCTAGAAGAAGGCAAAAAAGTAGTAGGGGTTTTCCCTTACTACGCTCCTGAAGAAATCATTCATGCAGCTGGAGCAGTTCCAATAGAAATATGGGGAGGATCAGGTCCAATAGACCTAGCCAAACAATATTTCCCAACCTTCTACTATTCATTAGCAATGAGATGTATGGAAATGGCCTTAGATGGATCCCTAGATGGCCTATCTGCTACAATGATAACAACCCTTGATGATACCCTAAGACCATTATCTCAAAACTATAAGGTAGCAGTTGGAGATAAGATACCAATGATTTTTCTAAATCATGGTCAACATAGAAAAGAAGAGTTTGGTATTACATACAACGCTAGATTATTCAAACAAGCAGCTGAAGAATTAAAAAAAGCCCTAGGTATTGATGAAATCAAAGATGAAGACTTCAAAAAAACCTTTGAAATCTATAACAAAAATAGGGCACTAAAAAGAGAATTTGTAAAATTAGCAGGAGACCATAGACAAACTATATCTACTAAAGATAGGTCTAATGTTATAAAATCTTCTTATTTTATGCTAAAAGAAGAGCACAATGAACTCTTAGAAGACTTGGTAAGCCAACTAAGAGAAATGCCAAAAGAAGAATGGGAAGGTCCAAGAGTAGTAACTAGTGGTGTAATAGCAGACAATGAGGGACTACTTGAAGTTCTTGACGAATATAAAATCAACATAGTAGATGATGATATAGCAGCAGAATCTAGAGGATTCAAGGTAGATATCGATACATCAATAGAAGACCCATATAGGGCCCTATCTGATCAATTTGCAAGAATGGACGAAGATCCAATCCTATATGACCCAGACATAACAAAAAGACCAAAATATGTCCTAAACCAAGCCTTAGAAAGAGATGCAGATGCTTGTATCTTATTTATGATGACCTTCAATGATACTGAAGAAATGGAATACCCATCATTGAAGAAAGCCTATGATAAGGCAGGTGTACCACTAATAAAAATGGGATATGATCAAACTATGTCTGACTTTGCTCAAGTTAGAACCCAACTAGAAACCCTAGCAGACCTAGTAGAATTAAATAGATTCTAG
- a CDS encoding acyl-CoA carboxylase subunit beta codes for MGNYTLHPYFQNMKTIGSEVSLDKENCDLLSAVEKEIRDAIKEVQAAGKPDEKVNERGEWTVLQRIHELVDDKTFIPLNSLFNPEGNKNGSTGIIKGLGKVSGKWCLIVGSDNKKLAGAWVAGQAENLVRASDTAKRLNIPLVYVLNCSGVKLDEQEKVYANRRGGGTPFYRNADLNQLGIPVIVGIWGTNPAGGGYHSISPTIIIAHKDANMAVGGAGIVGGMNPKGFIDQEGAQDIINSTKSAGIQAPPGSVGIHFAETGFMREVYSNEQGVLHGIKKFVNMLPAYDLDFFRVDDPKEPLFSADDIYSILPMNTKKPYDMYEVIARLTDGSEFEEFKKGYGPEMITGIAKINGLPTAVIANAQGLLMNYPEYKAAGSVGVGGKLYRQGLIKLNEFVTLCARDKLPIIWIQDTTGIDVGDEAEKAELLGLGQSLIYSIQNSDLPQMEITLRKGTAAAHYVLGGPQGNDTNAFSLGTAATEINVMNGETASIAMYSRRLVKDNKAGKDLDETIEKMNALIDDYKEKSKPIYTAITGMVDEVVNLNALRNYMVAFTEASYQNKQQICPVHQMILPRIIRG; via the coding sequence ATGGGAAATTATACATTACATCCATATTTCCAAAATATGAAAACAATAGGATCGGAAGTATCCTTAGATAAGGAAAACTGCGACCTACTTTCTGCTGTAGAAAAAGAAATTAGAGATGCCATCAAAGAAGTGCAAGCTGCTGGTAAGCCAGATGAAAAAGTAAATGAAAGAGGAGAATGGACAGTTCTACAAAGAATCCACGAACTTGTAGATGATAAAACTTTTATCCCACTAAACTCATTATTTAACCCAGAAGGCAACAAAAATGGTTCGACAGGTATTATCAAAGGTCTTGGAAAAGTATCTGGCAAATGGTGCCTAATAGTAGGATCAGATAATAAGAAACTTGCAGGTGCATGGGTTGCTGGTCAAGCAGAAAACCTAGTAAGAGCAAGTGATACAGCCAAAAGACTTAATATACCATTAGTATATGTACTAAACTGTTCTGGTGTAAAACTAGATGAACAAGAAAAAGTATATGCTAACAGACGTGGTGGTGGTACACCATTTTACAGAAATGCTGACCTAAACCAACTAGGTATTCCAGTTATAGTAGGTATTTGGGGAACAAACCCAGCTGGTGGTGGTTACCACTCAATATCTCCAACAATAATAATAGCCCACAAGGATGCCAACATGGCAGTAGGTGGTGCAGGTATCGTTGGTGGTATGAATCCAAAGGGCTTTATAGACCAAGAAGGTGCTCAAGATATCATAAATTCAACAAAATCAGCAGGTATCCAAGCTCCTCCAGGATCAGTAGGAATCCACTTTGCTGAAACAGGATTCATGAGAGAAGTTTACTCTAATGAACAAGGAGTATTGCACGGAATCAAAAAATTCGTAAATATGCTTCCAGCTTATGACCTAGACTTCTTTAGAGTTGATGATCCAAAAGAACCACTATTCTCAGCAGATGATATATATTCTATCTTGCCAATGAACACCAAAAAACCTTATGATATGTATGAGGTTATAGCTAGACTTACAGATGGGTCAGAATTTGAAGAGTTCAAAAAAGGCTATGGACCAGAAATGATAACAGGTATAGCAAAAATTAATGGTTTGCCAACAGCTGTTATTGCCAATGCCCAAGGTCTACTAATGAACTACCCAGAATATAAGGCCGCAGGTAGTGTTGGTGTAGGTGGAAAACTATATAGACAGGGACTTATAAAACTAAATGAATTTGTAACTCTATGTGCTAGAGACAAACTACCAATAATCTGGATCCAAGATACTACAGGTATTGATGTAGGAGATGAAGCAGAAAAAGCAGAACTACTAGGACTAGGTCAATCATTGATTTACTCAATCCAAAACTCTGACCTACCTCAAATGGAAATTACTCTAAGGAAGGGTACTGCAGCAGCTCACTATGTATTAGGTGGTCCACAAGGTAATGATACAAATGCCTTCTCCCTAGGAACAGCAGCAACAGAAATCAACGTAATGAACGGTGAAACCGCTTCAATTGCTATGTATTCTAGAAGACTTGTAAAAGATAATAAGGCTGGCAAGGACCTTGATGAAACAATAGAGAAAATGAATGCTCTAATTGATGACTACAAGGAAAAATCAAAACCTATATACACAGCTATAACAGGCATGGTAGATGAAGTTGTAAACCTAAATGCCTTGAGAAATTACATGGTTGCCTTTACAGAAGCAAGCTATCAAAATAAACAACAAATTTGTCCAGTTCACCAAATGATTCTTCCAAGAATAATTAGAGGCTAA
- the gctA gene encoding glutaconate CoA-transferase subunit A, whose protein sequence is MKNTKVVSLHEAIDRYVEDGDTLCLGGFTTNRKPYAAIHEILRQGKKDFIGEGGPAGGDWDLLIGEDRLKAYINCYTANSGFSNVLRRFRAKVENGTLLMEDYSQDVEMLRLHAASLGLPYLPVKLMQGTDLVDKWGISKEEREKIDKLPNDKFFYVTDPFSGDDKVVAVPVPLIDTAIIHAQVASPDGTTRIIGDEFHDADIAIAARKTIVTCEELMSNEDIRREPTKNTIPGMCVDAVVHVPKGAHPSQCYGYYDYDANILRMYEQVSKTEEGFKAFVQEYIYGTKDHGEYLEKIGIKTLLNIMAVQGYGYATDVLKKNIEVEAKGEGSDNE, encoded by the coding sequence ATGAAAAATACTAAGGTAGTAAGCCTTCATGAAGCCATAGATCGTTATGTAGAGGATGGAGATACTCTATGTCTAGGCGGATTTACAACAAATAGAAAACCATACGCTGCTATTCACGAAATTTTAAGACAAGGTAAAAAAGATTTCATAGGTGAAGGTGGTCCTGCAGGTGGTGACTGGGACCTACTAATAGGTGAAGACAGACTAAAGGCATATATTAACTGCTATACTGCAAACTCAGGATTTTCTAATGTACTAAGAAGATTTAGAGCTAAGGTAGAAAATGGAACCCTTCTAATGGAAGACTATTCACAAGACGTTGAAATGCTTAGATTGCATGCTGCATCTTTGGGTCTACCATATCTACCAGTAAAACTTATGCAAGGTACAGACTTGGTTGACAAATGGGGAATCTCAAAAGAAGAAAGAGAAAAAATCGATAAACTACCAAATGATAAATTCTTCTATGTAACAGACCCATTCTCTGGCGATGATAAGGTAGTAGCAGTTCCGGTTCCTCTAATAGACACTGCAATCATTCACGCCCAAGTAGCATCTCCTGATGGAACAACAAGAATCATTGGTGATGAATTCCACGATGCTGATATAGCTATAGCAGCTAGAAAAACAATCGTAACTTGTGAAGAGCTAATGAGCAATGAAGATATCAGACGTGAACCAACTAAAAACACAATTCCTGGTATGTGTGTTGATGCTGTAGTTCATGTACCAAAGGGAGCTCACCCATCACAATGTTATGGTTACTATGACTATGATGCAAACATCTTAAGAATGTATGAACAAGTTTCTAAGACAGAAGAAGGTTTCAAGGCATTCGTACAAGAATATATCTATGGTACCAAAGACCATGGTGAATACCTAGAAAAAATCGGTATAAAGACTTTATTAAACATAATGGCAGTTCAAGGTTATGGATATGCAACAGATGTATTAAAGAAAAACATAGAAGTTGAAGCAAAAGGAGAGGGTAGCGATAATGAGTAA
- a CDS encoding acyl-CoA dehydratase activase, translating to MDDIYTLGVDVGSTATKAVVLRNGKEIVSTAVIGVGAGTSGPKRVMEEIFEGTDLSKEDMDFIMATGYGRNTFELADYQMSELTCHAKGAYFLFPGVKTIIDIGGQDSKALSIGDNGILDNFVMNDKCAAGTGKFLDVIAGRLEVDLDELEKLDDQAEDIVEISSTCTVFAESEVISQLSKGTDKPSIVKGIHNAIASRVGALAKRVGIKDDVVFTGGVALNHGMVRALEENIGHKIKTSEYSQLVGALGAGLLGYQKIANKRKREMALSANK from the coding sequence ATGGATGATATATATACATTAGGTGTAGATGTAGGCTCTACTGCTACAAAGGCAGTCGTTTTAAGAAATGGTAAAGAGATTGTATCTACAGCTGTAATAGGTGTTGGAGCAGGAACTTCCGGTCCAAAGAGGGTAATGGAAGAAATATTTGAGGGTACAGACCTAAGCAAAGAGGATATGGATTTTATTATGGCCACAGGCTATGGTAGAAACACCTTTGAACTTGCTGATTATCAAATGTCAGAGTTAACATGCCATGCCAAGGGAGCATATTTCTTATTCCCAGGTGTAAAGACAATCATAGACATAGGAGGCCAAGACTCTAAGGCTTTAAGCATTGGAGATAATGGAATCTTAGATAACTTTGTCATGAATGATAAGTGTGCAGCAGGAACAGGAAAATTCCTAGATGTTATTGCAGGTAGACTAGAAGTAGACCTTGATGAACTTGAAAAACTTGATGATCAAGCAGAAGACATAGTAGAAATATCATCTACTTGTACAGTATTTGCCGAATCAGAAGTGATAAGCCAACTATCAAAAGGTACAGACAAACCTAGTATAGTAAAAGGTATTCATAATGCCATAGCTAGCCGTGTAGGAGCCCTAGCTAAAAGAGTAGGGATCAAGGATGATGTGGTATTTACTGGTGGGGTAGCCTTAAACCATGGTATGGTTAGAGCCCTAGAAGAAAACATTGGTCATAAGATAAAAACATCTGAATACTCACAATTAGTAGGAGCCCTAGGAGCAGGACTACTAGGTTATCAAAAAATAGCGAACAAAAGAAAAAGAGAAATGGCACTAAGTGCCAACAAATAG
- a CDS encoding Ldh family oxidoreductase: MKFDELKKLIKDALLKAGLSEEDAELLAQVHTESSRDGVYSHGLNRVGKFIELVEDGTIDIKAEPTLIKSMAMVEQYDGNFGIGVKNAIFASNRAKSLAKEYGLGLVSLRNTTHWQRASTYTMNISKENLIGIAWSNTDSNMPAWGSDKVNIGNNPLSIALPDNDFVLDMAMSQYSFGKLQVTASAGEELAYIGGLDKDGNESKNPKDIINGGLAYPMGYWKGSGLAIALDMLAAMLADGNTTYDVNKLDKGMCIGISQVFIAIDPNNFTDDFEKKMSDTIAYIKKGSDSTSYPGERMIIKRKESLEKGIEVDEEYVKKLKDYIYGEK, from the coding sequence ATGAAATTTGATGAGTTAAAAAAGCTAATTAAAGATGCTCTCCTAAAGGCTGGCTTGTCCGAAGAGGATGCTGAACTTTTGGCCCAAGTTCACACAGAATCATCAAGAGACGGTGTTTATTCTCATGGACTAAATAGAGTAGGTAAATTCATAGAACTTGTTGAGGATGGGACAATAGACATAAAGGCTGAGCCAACTCTTATAAAGTCTATGGCAATGGTTGAACAATACGACGGTAACTTTGGCATAGGAGTAAAAAATGCTATTTTTGCATCAAATAGGGCAAAAAGCTTGGCAAAAGAATATGGCCTTGGACTAGTCAGCCTAAGAAATACTACCCACTGGCAAAGGGCGTCTACATACACTATGAATATTAGCAAGGAAAATCTCATAGGCATAGCTTGGTCAAACACTGACTCCAATATGCCAGCTTGGGGATCAGATAAGGTTAATATTGGTAACAATCCTCTATCTATTGCACTGCCAGATAATGACTTTGTTTTGGATATGGCTATGAGCCAGTATTCTTTTGGCAAACTCCAAGTAACTGCATCAGCAGGAGAAGAACTAGCCTATATTGGTGGCCTAGATAAGGATGGCAATGAAAGTAAAAATCCTAAGGATATTATTAATGGAGGCCTTGCCTATCCAATGGGATATTGGAAGGGGTCGGGACTTGCCATAGCACTCGATATGCTAGCTGCAATGCTTGCTGATGGCAATACTACTTACGATGTCAATAAGTTGGACAAGGGGATGTGTATAGGCATAAGTCAAGTTTTTATTGCCATAGACCCGAATAATTTTACCGATGATTTTGAGAAAAAAATGAGTGATACTATAGCCTACATCAAGAAAGGATCTGACAGCACTTCTTATCCGGGAGAAAGAATGATAATAAAGAGAAAAGAGTCCTTAGAAAAGGGCATAGAAGTCGATGAAGAATATGTGAAAAAGTTAAAGGATTATATTTATGGAGAAAAATAA
- a CDS encoding leucine-rich repeat domain-containing protein encodes MSSQFEYDDFVFDGDSIVALSRKGKDKIKEEKIKSMPIPKVSPDGVPIRRIGEKAFFRRFFTSVEIPETVEEIGFEAFGQNEIEELVLPEGVKHIAAFAFYRNKIKEVSIPKDVTVISKYAFSLNNIEKINWNDKVEKIDVSAFYDNKLEELSIPETVKEIKEFAFHKNNIPQVKIPEDCEVDHRAFEENSELI; translated from the coding sequence ATGAGTAGTCAATTTGAATATGATGATTTTGTATTTGATGGAGACTCTATTGTAGCCCTTAGTAGAAAAGGGAAAGATAAGATCAAAGAAGAAAAAATAAAGTCTATGCCAATTCCAAAAGTTTCACCTGATGGAGTACCTATCAGAAGGATTGGGGAAAAAGCTTTCTTCAGAAGATTTTTCACTTCAGTAGAAATACCTGAAACTGTAGAAGAGATCGGATTTGAAGCTTTCGGTCAAAACGAAATAGAAGAATTAGTATTGCCAGAGGGTGTAAAACACATAGCGGCCTTTGCTTTTTATAGAAACAAAATTAAGGAAGTAAGTATTCCTAAAGATGTGACAGTGATTTCAAAATATGCATTTTCTTTAAACAATATAGAAAAGATAAATTGGAATGACAAGGTAGAAAAAATAGATGTTTCTGCTTTTTATGATAATAAACTAGAAGAACTAAGCATTCCAGAAACAGTAAAGGAAATAAAAGAGTTTGCTTTCCACAAGAACAATATCCCTCAAGTTAAGATACCTGAAGATTGTGAAGTAGACCATAGAGCATTTGAAGAAAACTCTGAACTTATCTAA
- a CDS encoding 2-hydroxyacyl-CoA dehydratase subunit D — protein METKDKVQTEYKKPQASGKPRPIDGNPPAKKVLSDLVETIYSDAWEAKERGELIAWTSSKFPIEIAKAFGIHCVYPENHAATTAAKKDGLRLCKKAEDMGYDNDICGYARISLAYAAGEPSDSRKMPMPDLVLCCNNICNMMTKWYENIARIHDIPMVMVDFPFQNTQEVSEEKIDYMVGQFEYAIKQLEEITGKKFDQEKFDEACNIANRTAAAWLKACNYMAYKPSPLSGFDLFNHMADIVTARVDERAARGFELLAEEYEQSIKEGTSTWTKPEEHRILFEGIPCWPGLRKLFEPLEENGVNVAAVVYAPAFGFQYDGIREMAAAYSKAPCSVCIEDGIEWRSNMARDNGIDGALVNYNRSCKPWSGAMPEMERQWRDSLDIPVVNFDGDQADSRNFSEEQYKTRVQGLIEIMNERRDERLAKGEDQYTNHENTKLSDLEKKIQTPTDDKNKQAQ, from the coding sequence ATGGAAACAAAAGATAAAGTACAAACAGAATATAAAAAGCCACAAGCCAGCGGAAAACCACGTCCTATAGATGGCAATCCACCAGCAAAAAAGGTCTTATCAGACCTAGTTGAAACTATCTACTCTGACGCTTGGGAAGCTAAAGAAAGAGGAGAGCTAATAGCTTGGACTTCTTCAAAATTCCCAATAGAAATTGCCAAAGCCTTTGGTATCCACTGTGTATATCCAGAAAACCACGCTGCAACAACAGCAGCCAAAAAAGATGGTCTAAGACTTTGCAAAAAAGCAGAAGACATGGGCTATGATAACGACATCTGTGGCTATGCAAGAATATCTCTAGCATATGCAGCTGGTGAACCATCAGATTCAAGAAAAATGCCAATGCCAGACTTGGTATTATGCTGCAACAATATCTGCAACATGATGACAAAATGGTATGAAAACATAGCAAGAATCCATGATATACCAATGGTAATGGTAGACTTCCCATTCCAAAACACCCAAGAAGTATCAGAAGAAAAAATTGACTACATGGTAGGCCAATTTGAATATGCTATCAAACAACTAGAAGAGATTACAGGCAAGAAATTTGACCAAGAAAAATTCGATGAAGCTTGTAACATAGCTAATAGAACAGCAGCTGCATGGCTAAAGGCATGTAACTACATGGCTTACAAACCATCACCACTAAGTGGTTTTGACCTATTTAACCACATGGCTGATATAGTAACAGCAAGGGTTGATGAAAGAGCAGCAAGAGGTTTTGAACTATTAGCAGAAGAATACGAACAATCTATAAAAGAAGGAACATCAACATGGACTAAGCCAGAAGAGCACAGAATCCTATTTGAAGGAATCCCATGCTGGCCAGGTCTAAGAAAATTATTTGAACCACTTGAAGAAAACGGAGTAAATGTAGCAGCAGTAGTATACGCACCAGCCTTTGGTTTCCAATATGATGGAATCCGTGAAATGGCAGCAGCTTACTCTAAGGCTCCATGCTCTGTATGTATAGAAGATGGTATCGAGTGGAGAAGTAACATGGCCCGTGATAATGGTATAGACGGAGCCCTAGTAAACTACAACAGATCATGTAAACCATGGTCAGGTGCTATGCCAGAAATGGAAAGACAATGGAGAGACTCCCTTGATATTCCAGTAGTTAACTTTGATGGAGACCAAGCGGACTCAAGAAACTTCTCAGAAGAACAATACAAAACTCGTGTTCAAGGCTTAATCGAAATTATGAATGAAAGACGTGATGAAAGACTAGCTAAAGGCGAGGACCAATATACCAACCACGAAAACACAAAATTATCTGATTTAGAGAAAAAAATACAAACTCCAACAGATGATAAAAATAAACAAGCTCAATAA